Within the Onychostoma macrolepis isolate SWU-2019 chromosome 14, ASM1243209v1, whole genome shotgun sequence genome, the region ttttgggCTTAACCCTGAGAAAACTTTGTTCTAAGCCCAGGTTTTGAGATGTGACTCTATCTAAATGTTGATGTACCTCATCTGATTACTAGTGTTTTGTTTAGCTTATTTCAGGTTTATGAATGTGTCACACCCATGAATCTTTCATCTCAAAGGCCTCCATTTCTTCTGAAGTTATCTTTGATTTGGGGGTTACTTGTCCAGATATGATGGTGCCATACTTCAGTTGTTCAAAATGCAGCTGACCCTACCTGCAGGTGCTTTTACAATAGTTTTAACAAAGCCATGTGTTATTGCACATCATGTATTTTCAGATAAACGTACGGGTCACTACAATGGATGCTGAGCTGGAGTTTGCCATTCAGCCCAGTACAACTGGTAAACAACTTTTTGACCAAGTATGTATTTTGTATGGAATTTAGACaaaagtcattaaatgcaaCACAATAAACATTGAACAATCAATGAGATCACTGCATTTGTCCTCTTGAAGGTTGTGAAAACGATTGGACTCCGAGAGATCTGGTACTTTGGACTGCAGTATCAGGACAGCAAGGGCTTCTCTACATGGCTGAAACTCAATAAGCGGGTTAATCTTCATCATATTTGCACGCTTGGCCTTTTTTTAAAAGAGattttaagacaaaaaaaaaaaagaacgaaaaaaagaaacaactgAAATTTTAACTTATATTAATATTCACCCACCACCACTTGCTGTATGACTGAGACAATCACAAAGcaacagcagtcattttgacagAGGTGTATGTAATAAAAGGcattttcttcaacaaaaataagaacaaaaatgATAGACCTCCGCAAGCTTTCATGCTTGTGGTTGCCAGATGTCAAAAATTTAAATCCTCCTATCAGAGCTTTTCTCATAAAAAGACACTTTTTCTGCCCAGTGTTTTACTGAGTAGCATGATCCTGCAATatcaacacattaaaaaaaaaaaaaaaaatcatagcatttaacattaaattcagtatttacattattcatttccaggaatgacttatactgtttttttttgtttgttttttccatttcatttatatattctcATAACCAATCCTTAACCCTAAACATAACACCTGGTAAcccttttgaaatatttaaccttcATTTCAATATATGGGCACCTGTTTTCTGGTTTTAAATTCGGTTGTCTTAAAGACCTTATTTTTTAACATGGGAGTAAGCTAATAGTATGTGTATGTGCGATACTTTGGAAACCATAGTCTGGACAGCCACCGTGGAGCTACCAGAGGCACCCTGTGTCTGCGCTGAACAATTCTGGAAATTGGATAAAAAGGCATACAGGTGACAAATCAACGAGCTGTATGAGGGATATTTCCATCTGGCAAACCACAATGAGCAGTGGGTTGCTTCTTCCAAAGCAGATCTATTTTCACCTTACCAAACTCCTGCCAGCTCCCTAAAACTACAAACAAGTGAATATGTAGCCAGTTCCTGGACAGAGCGTTTGCAGCCCGATTGAACACTCACAGTACATAAACATCCCTTTAGTGATGCAAACTGGGGAAGTGACCATGTTAGAATGCTGTGAGTGAGCCATAGCAAACGCTCTTGACTTTGTGTGCAAAGGCACGTGGCAGCTAGCCTGGTTATACtgtaccaaactctgctacttcgctttgcttcgtagacagagtctggaagggcataattgacaagcgtttacttgCTCGTGGTCATTGAATAGGGAAAACATATTTACagttaactacgacttttccctcaataaattcctaatttgctgcttattaatagtcagtAAGGTGGTTGTTAAGtgtaggtattgggtaggattagggatgtagaataaggtcatgtagaataaggcattaacatGTACTtcattactactaataaatggctaatattctagtaatatgcatgctaataagcaactctTTGAACAAGGGGGTGAACTATTTTTCTTGCTCTGTTCTTCAACAAGAGGAAAATTCCCAAAGAGAAAGCCAGCAATTGGGCTGTACCATAACAGTCAGCATGAGTCTCAAAATCTTTTGGCGCGAGCACATATCTGTTGTGtattgtcaagtcaagtcaccattatttatgtagcgcttttaacaatacagattgtgtcaacgcagctttacaatattaaataggaaaaatagtGTGTAATAATACAAAGGACAACAGTAAACACTGTTTCAATTAAAatcagttcatcattgattcagtgatgtctTCATCTAGATCAGTTTAGttcaaatagtatctgtgcaatcaagttgatgatatcactggaaattaagtgtccccaactaagcaagccagagacGATAGCGGCAAGGAATCAAAACTCCATAGGTGACagaaatagagaaaaaaacgttgggagaaaccaggctcagtcagggggcggggggggcagttctcctctggccagacaaccAGCAGATTAATTCCATGCTGCAGCAAAgacagattgtgcagaggactcatctggttcctgtggtcttgtgtCGATGGCCATCTAGTTGTCCTGATCtctgctgacattcagggctgagGTCATCTCTACGTCCTGATCCACTATCTGGGCTGGATATGGATtggatccgggtgactgcagtgaccatctgatctggaaacagactggatctggtggctacAGTGACcttggaataagaaagaaacagactaatattagtaTAGACAGAGCCAATCCTCCCTATACGCAGAATACGCAAGCTGCGTAGCCCCTTGCTCTCAAAGATGTTgtcattttagttttgtttttgaatttggccagctgttatgaaaacatgaatgatcatttattttaatgcggTGCGCTGTCACTCTCTTTACGTAAAAATCAGCCAAATCATGTAATGTGAATGTCGTACAGTCTCTTGCGCTTACTAAAAAAAAACGATCTGAAAGTGGAAGAGCTGCGGAAGAGATACTGTTTCTCGAGAGCTTTACGTGAGCGCGATTCGAGACGAAATGAatatttttgagatggaaaaatgcggttttacaaatgcttgaaacgaaggaaagattgctatgaAATAGCACACCTAGGCTCCTAACTGATGATGAAGAATTAACAGAGCAGCCATCgagtgttagacagtgttctaggtCATTACATGTAAAGGTTTTTGGCCCGATAATTAACActtctgggtttttttttgttttgtttttcagaatttagctgTAAGAAATTactagtcatccagttttttatatcaactatgTTTCATCaggatgtgaaaaaaaaatatatagagctgagtatcatcagcataacagtgaaagctaacaacatgtttcctgatgatatctcccaagggtaacatgtaaagcgtgaaaagcaATAGCACtcgtactgagccttgaggtactccatactgcacttgtgatcagtATTATACCCCTTCATTCACtcttcattcatttaaaaacaggcttaataacagccagtttgaaggttttggggaatatcctaatgacaatgatgagttTATAATAGTcagaagaggatctatgacttctggaagcacctctttaAGTAGCTTAGATAGAATAGGGTCTGatatacatgttgttggtttagatgattaacatgtttatacaatataaatacaattatcCTATAGTAGAGAATGAGCGGAactgttcctcaggggatctatagtgcactgtCTGATGCAATATGGTAGCTGatggctgcatggttacaattttatctctagtagtatcgatcttggaagtaaagtagttcataaagtcattactgctacactgttgggaaatgtcaacgcctgttgatgctttatttttttccgGTAagttagccactgtattgaataaatacctggggTTGTGTTTGTCAGAACTAAAAGAGACTAAACGAGACGAAAATAATTAGATCTTGCAGTTTTtgatgcttttctgtaggagaAGGTACTTTCCCACCATGCAATtgaaaatacctctaattttgttttctaccagctgcgctccattttccatGCTTCTTTCTTTAGGGCGCAAGGATATCACAGTGTCAgactcttttccttaatctttCTTAAAGGAGCaactgttacggggctgacgagacgagaggcgtgcggatccatgtgcaggcttttattaggcagagacgtggtcataacaggcagggtcaaacaatggcaaacaggtatggcagggacaagacaaagagtaaacggagacaagcgtgggtcgatgatcagcgaacagtatccagaggggcgagacaggagaggtaatccaacaatgtcagcgatagtccaggcaggggaaaacacagtCCGACaaaggctaggcaaggcaaggcaaggcaaggctaggaaaactaatagggctctgtagggcagcaataatgcgtacaatactcagcaacgagggagagaatgtccagggttgaaatagtgtgtgtgattagtgatgctgtgtgatcaggtgtgtgtgatagtccatgtggtgagcgggtgacctctagtggtgaatgaacgggagtgcagaccagattcgtgacagcaACCATATCTAAAATGCTAGAAAGAGAGAgcccatagtttctgttacatcattaAGAttttctgagctattggatatgctagGGAATTTAGATAAGTCAGGATGATTATTtgcaaagcagtcttttgtggtagaagtgatggttctaccatactgCATATAACAAGGAATTGACTTTACAGATTTAGCTGAATGAAGTACacacaagactagataatgatctgagatatcattgctctgctgcagaatttcaatgTCATTAACACTGGACATATTTTCGGATTGAATGCTGGGGAGTTTGAAAAACATGTTGTCTGTGACCACCCAGCAGCTTATACAGATGCAGCATGCCCCAAAAATTCCATGTGACattattaaatctagagtatgatttggaaaatgagtaggtcctgatatgtgttgtctaaccccaatagagttcagaatgtctTTAAATGCTGATCCTAATGCATCCCTTTCATTATcgacatggatattaaaatcaccaacaattaggactttatatTGTATCGTTTATATACTACACCTTTTTGCAACACAGATTAGCTGGTAGGAAATCTGACTGACCTAATCTGAAATAacctaaaatgtaatattaggTAGCAAGATAACCAGTGTAGATGGTGGGAAATGTTAATAGTGAGTGTTAATAAAAGTGCATGTAGTAAATCAAGCTTAAGTATTTGGGGAATCTACCGTATTGAGTTCAAATTAACTGTTGGATCCTTAAAAGCTTAATTAGGGGCAACTGAGTAATTGATTTAGCCTTTCATCAAAATCTCACTCTAGCAAAATTTCACTCATTTAAGTTTAAAAAGGAAAGcaagaacaagaaacaaactTAATGTGTAATAGATTTTGTATTTCTGTGAATACTGTTTTTCTTTGCAGCACTTGattgctttaaaataatataatgaaacacaTCTCACAAATGCATTTGTGTTTATATGTTAGGTGACTGCTCAGGATGTCAGAAAGGAAAACCCACTGCTGATTAAATTCCGAGCAAAGTTCTACCCTGAGGACGTGGCTGAAGAGCTGATCCAGGAAGCTACGCAGCGTCTTTTCTTCCTCCAGGTGAAAGAGGGGATCTTGAACGATGATATCTACTGTCCACCTGAGACGGCCGTTCTCCTGGCCTCATATGCTGTGCAGATGAAATACGGTGACTACAACAACGAATATCACGTGCCTGGATATTTGTGCAGAGACAAACTGCTGCCACAAAGGTGCTTCTCTATTCTCTATTCTACTCTTTTAACACCAACAAAGCTTGCATTATAGTATTGTGTTTTGAAAGTTGCTGTTTTTCATATAAATACCTTCTTCTAGAGTTCTAGAACAACACAAACTGACTAAAGAGCAGTGGGAAGAACGAATCCAGGTGTGGCATGAGCAACACAAAGGCATGCTCAGGTAGAAACTTCACAACTTCTGAACCTAAAACTAGCTGTTTGAGTACATGGTCAGTAAAGCTTTATCTCCACAGAGAGGACGCTATGATAGAATACTTGAAGATTTCCCAGGATCTGGAGATGTATGGAGTGAACTATTTCagcatcaaaaacaaaaaagggtCGGAGTTGTGGTTGGGTGTTGATGCTTTGGGACTCAACATATATGAACGTTCAGACAAGTACATCTTcatctattttttatttgtaactttaatgCAGCAAATATAACTAATTCAATTGGTTGTAAATTCTTTGCAATGGACTGCGCCATGTTAGTATTCCTGTTTTTCAACAGGCTGACACCTAAGATCGGATTCCCTTGGAGTGAGATACGGAATATTTCTTTCAATGACAAGAAATTTGTCATTAAGCCAATAGACAAAAAGTCACCGgtagttaaaaatcataaatttaACCctcaattcattcattcattcactcactgtCTTTCACCTTCTGCACTACATGTCCTTTGCTCATTCACAGGACTTTGTGTTCTATGCACCTCGTCTGCGCATTAACAAGCGTATCCTGGCTCTGTGCATGGGAAACCATGATCTTTACATGCGACGCCGCAAGCCAGACACCATTGAGGTGCAGCAGATGAAAGCGCAGGCCAAAGAGGAGAAGAACAAGAGACAACAAGAGAGGTGAAAACACTAATAACAGATATATCACACAGCACAGACATAGAATCTccaatgctattttttttatacctAAGGTAAAATCACTTTATCCAGGATACTGTCTTTTATGCAGACTCAataattgtgtttgttttatgaaaGTAAATCATTAACACAATAGCTCTGTTCTAAAACTTAGTGAGTTGCCTAGCTGGACAGCCTTTTAAGGCATTGTGGGAATGCTCCTAATGTCAAGGCTGTTTTCTTAAGATAGGCAGTAACATTAGGCTGCCTTATAAAATACCTAGTTTTGGCAAAATTCTAAAGTGGCACTGCAATTTTTCTTCACAGAAATGTAGTCCAAGAATTGAAtcaaattattacaaaatgaCTGAGTGGAGAGAAATGTTGATTGTATTACTGcactgcaaataaataaataattattcataagatCCTGTAATTTGGTAGTAatttaaaaggttttttattGAATATTATTGAAACATCTGTAAAACTTTTCTCTAAGTCAGCTATGATGGCTTGCAAAATTTCCAAGCACTATCGCAGATTTGAGACTTGAGTTCTACTTCTTTGAATGGTAGGAGTTACAAGGCAGGCATGATCACAGGAAGCTTCTCCTAAAGAGATGCCATCTGACTCAAACAGTCATAAAGTGAATTCCACTCAGGGCCATTCCAGAACGCGATTGCAAACGGACCGAGGGGGCCCTGCTCCCTACCTCACACCGGGCCCCGAGTCAGCTTGGGAAGGCCCTGATTCCACTTACAAATGCAGGGTGTTTTGAGTTGCTGGTTTGTCAATTAATTGAATATTTGAGCACATTTTAGTCTGAGCACTTTGGGCTGAGCACTTTGCCATTGATGAATGATTCAGAGAAAGTTGGATTGTCTACTCTTCAGTTAGATGCAGGTAGTTACAGTAGCCACAATGTCGTGAGTATGTCTTCTGTATGGACTTACTCTAATAGTTCTGCAATGTGATTATAGGTATAGTATGTGGACTGACATGTCTGTTTTGTAACTAAtgcacaatttttttctttttttggttagATATCAGCAGTGGTGCATAGATGTTAAGTACTAAAATTTTCATCAGTTCTTCTTTTGAGTGTTCtcttttacattacattagCACCCTTGCAAAGGCCCTGTACCAATGTCTAAgaattatttttgttcaacAATGGCCAATAAGTACATACTGTATCTTAGGTAACAAAAGATGTTACAAGAGAATCAACTTTATTCTGCCTCTTTGCCAATGTAACATGCtttaacttgatttaatttaatttaatttaatttaatttaatttaatttaatttaatttaatttaatttaattttaattcaatttaatttaattagttttttattttattttagggtgCTGTCATTTCAAGTGacttttcaaatttgatgctgCTGCAATACAGCCACATATTCAttgtatatattacatatagTATCATCATCTTCTTTAGATCCGTCTTTGCCACAGGGCACAAGCATATTCCACTGGTTGTAATTGGCTGCATGAGCTTTGGCCTTTTTCCAGTTAACCCCGGCTTGCTTTAAGTCCTCTTTGAACATACTTCACCAGGTCTTATTTGGCTTTCTTCACCCATGCCATTGTGTTCTTTGCTAGGCATTGACCTGATTGCCGCAGAATGTGACCTGCCAGTTGGAGGCGATGCTAAGACACAATGATGGAAAGTCTGTGGTTTTTACACTCGCAGGATCTCTTCATTTGAGATACGGCAGAGATGCAGATAATGCATTTGAGACAGCACTGGTGGAACACGTCCAACTTGTTGGCAATCAGCACTGTTTTTTTCCAGGTCTTGCAGGCATAGATTGCCATCAGTAACTTGATGGCACAACTTCCCAAGCCTATGAAATGGTGCAGTTAAAAAGTGATGATCAATAACATCAGTGTCATTAATACAGATATTAGAGTAAGCAGGCAAGCACTCAAGACTGTGCAGAGTACCTAGAAGTGACTGTCTCTGATGAAGGGTCTAGGCAAGAAGCACTTGCCAGTATAGCCAAACAACTGCTGCACTGACATGCCTCAAACCCATCGGGAAAGACAAAAACATCGGTCTTGGATTAAAATTGAGATCTCAGTTTAGATGTCATTAAATTTTTCAGTACCTCTAACTTCTGTCAGTGCTCCTCTGTTATGGTATTTTTGCTTTTAGCAATGCCTATCCAAGCATTAACAATAACTATTCATATCCCctaataacaaaacaagccTATCTTCAATATTTATAAATCAAtcgatcaatcaatcaataaatacataaatatgcaGACCTACCTAATGTGTTCATGCCATTCACTGATGAGGGATTCAGATTAATGCATCTCTTCCATATGCAACTGCAAATACTGAAAACTCTTTCCTGCTGGGATACAAATACATGGcaaattcttgaaaaaaaaaaagtagttatgAATGATatgaaatgaattatttatttattttttgcaggtGGCAGTTaggtttttttctgtgttttcctCATCAAACCCCAGCTCATGAACTAGCACTTTGACAGCATGGATCACAGATTGTCTTTTATCACCAATCATCTTTAACTGACACAGTTTTGGATTGAGGAATGTTGCTATTTTGTAGAGCATGCAAATTCTACTTTATGTCAAACTGTTTAGCAGCAGTAGTTTATCCAGACATTGCACACAAGTCACAATGCAATTTCAGTGAGAAATTGGCTGATTCACAGTGGTTTCTTATTCTTATAGACCATGGCAGAATTAAAGATGTGTCACGGGTTGTTGGGGCTAAAAGCTCAATAGAGCACGAAGGAGTCAGGTATTCAAATGAACAGTCTTTTAATAAATCAACACAGAACGAGCAAACACAACCTCTtcaaacaatttaaaacaggACCAAGAAACTCTAGAAactgaaggcttataaagacagaCAAACCAAAGGAGCAAACAAGATGATTAATACAACATATGTTGTATGAATGTCTGAATgaacgatgattaactaatgagaacaggaactaaaccaaataaggacaaaacGGAACTAAACAGGAATACACACGTGGCAAGATGCAGTTAAGGTCATATTTTCTGACTCCAAGTTATGCTGGTTGCATCTTTGAATGGCTTGAAAAAGTCACTACAGTTTAAAGAGTATTCTTGTTGATGCATACTTCTTTGTCATACTGTATCCAACGGGATTGTTGCAATGTCATCATACTGTTGAAACACAGAATCTAGCATTTCAAAATTAGAATTCCATCTTGTTTCCACTGATTACTTTAGAAACTTACCAAATTTGACTTGTAAACCAGAATATTTGAAGTAGGTGTCAAGGAAGCTGGCCATCTTTGGGAGTTTTATCCATCACAGCGAATGAGAATGCTTGTGAAAGACattgtagatttttttaaaaactaattttgttcACACTTCCATGTGAGTCAGTACCAGTTTCAGTTTTTGCTGGTCTTCTTGCATTTACATGGCCTTAACCAGCAGATGTCTTCAGCATGCTACGTTTTGAGTCCATCCAATCTTGGCGATGTACTTTTCTGTTTTCTCATCCATTTAATGAGTGAACCCTTTAAATTCATATGGATTGATTAGCTGTCAGTATTCtattgttcatcagctggaaaaaatgtTCTCAATGTGATCCCAGTGATCCCAGTTGTTCCTTCCTCATTATCGTCATTATCGTTATATCATTATCATTGTAgtaattatcattataaaattatagttATACCATATGGTGTGGACTCTCAATATTATCTTAAATGTAGAATGATCTTATGGactttatctttatagttaatgttattattatttttcttgtgAATGGGCCTGAAGTCATTTCCATGTAAAGTATTGTGTCTTCCGATAGTTTTTGGTCCAGATGTCAATTTCCACAGTGCATCCATACTTCACAATTGTAATGGTCATGTCATTGGCAACAGCTCTTCTTCATGTTTGTGCCATTTCACTCTGTCACAACAAAATTTCCAATCTTGGCTGCCGTCAAAGAAGTATTaca harbors:
- the msnb gene encoding moesin b isoform X1 — protein: MYFQINVRVTTMDAELEFAIQPSTTGKQLFDQVVKTIGLREIWYFGLQYQDSKGFSTWLKLNKRVTAQDVRKENPLLIKFRAKFYPEDVAEELIQEATQRLFFLQVKEGILNDDIYCPPETAVLLASYAVQMKYGDYNNEYHVPGYLCRDKLLPQRVLEQHKLTKEQWEERIQVWHEQHKGMLREDAMIEYLKISQDLEMYGVNYFSIKNKKGSELWLGVDALGLNIYERSDKLTPKIGFPWSEIRNISFNDKKFVIKPIDKKSPDFVFYAPRLRINKRILALCMGNHDLYMRRRKPDTIEVQQMKAQAKEEKNKRQQERALLENEKKRRENAEKETEKIARETMELMERLRQIEEQTKKAQEELEEQTKRALELERERKFAQEEAERLEKDRRIAEEVKSALLQQSENQMKNQENLATELAELTSKINLLEDAKKKKEDEARKWQRRAIMVEVDLEKTKEELKSKLIGVHIQAMSQTENDHDENDESSAEASAELTSTGTYQDRSEEQRITETEKNERLQKRLQALSSELADTRDESKKTANDLIHAENVRLGRDKYKTLRQIRQGNTKQRIDEFESM